A region of the Corynebacterium renale genome:
GTCACGCAAACCATCAGTGACCGTGAAACCCCAGCCAGAACGTGCTGTGATTTCTTGGTTTTCTTCCAGGTCGCGCAGCATGGAGAAGGTTGCTGGCAGGTATACGCGCATACTTAGAACTCACCCTCAATATCGAATAGGTTCACAATCTCAACGACGGTGCGGTCGAAGTTGGAGAACAGCACGCCCACCAGGCCACTTTCGACGGCCGCGCGAACGTTGAGCACGTTGTCGTCGACAAGCACGCAATCGTTCATGGGTAGTTCTAGTGCGTTGGCCGCTGCTTCGAAGGCTGCTTCTTCGGGCTTCTCGGCACCGATTTCGCCGGAGAGGAGTACGGCGTCAACGATTCCGCGGTATTCCCATTCGCGGATTGGTTCTGCCGCCGGGCCGCCTGGATCGTTAGACAGGATGGCGGTTCCCACACCGTTTTCACGGGCGGCAGCAAATAGGGTGCGCCACCGCTTCTGGTCTTCCTCCGTGCCGTCGAGCACGCCTACATAATCCACGATTAATCCGCGCATACAGTCCCTTCCTACGTTGTGGGGCCTTAAGAAGGCCCGATTCATCTCCGTCGAGTTATAGGCCATGATACCGTTTAGGTTCCTACACCTGCCTGGCGGATACGTCAGGAGATTCTGCTGTGCCCATTTCGCAGTCTGTGCAGCGCGGTTCGCGGCTGCGCCCTATCCCCGGTTTGGTGCTCTTATCGACGCTCGACGTCGCCCCACC
Encoded here:
- a CDS encoding HAD-IA family hydrolase, coding for MRGLIVDYVGVLDGTEEDQKRWRTLFAAARENGVGTAILSNDPGGPAAEPIREWEYRGIVDAVLLSGEIGAEKPEEAAFEAAANALELPMNDCVLVDDNVLNVRAAVESGLVGVLFSNFDRTVVEIVNLFDIEGEF